One Cryobacterium psychrophilum DNA segment encodes these proteins:
- a CDS encoding enoyl-CoA hydratase/isomerase family protein: protein MSEHVTPESEVLCTRDGRVGHLSLNRPRAINALTHTMVNLLQSALDEWADDDSVQTILLTGSGERGLCAGGDIVSLYQDALSGDGREAARFWADEYRLNAAINSYPKPYVALMDGVVLGGGVGVSAHASHRIVTERSKIGMPETAIGFVPDVGGTWLLSHTPGELGTYLALTAGMVGAGDAIALGLADTFVPSSRIPELIALLATTTADEAIAAVCALAPEAPLLAERDWIDAAFAGDSMAQILDRLKNSPLGAARDTFERIASKSPTALAATLDSLRRVVHLDSLEAALRQEYRVTLRAFLTPDFAEGVRAQVIDKDRTPHWIPATLDEVDPAAVTAFFEPLDDAELDLPDRSPRAAATTS from the coding sequence ATGAGCGAACACGTTACGCCAGAGTCCGAGGTTCTCTGTACCCGCGACGGGCGGGTGGGGCACCTGAGCCTGAACCGACCGAGAGCGATCAACGCGCTCACCCACACCATGGTGAACCTGCTGCAGTCTGCCCTCGACGAGTGGGCCGACGACGACTCGGTGCAGACGATCCTGCTCACCGGGAGCGGCGAACGCGGCCTGTGCGCCGGGGGCGACATCGTGTCGCTGTATCAGGACGCGCTCTCCGGAGACGGGCGGGAAGCCGCCCGGTTCTGGGCCGATGAGTACCGGCTCAATGCCGCGATCAACAGCTACCCCAAGCCGTACGTCGCCCTGATGGACGGCGTCGTGCTCGGCGGAGGCGTTGGTGTGTCCGCCCACGCCTCCCATCGGATCGTGACGGAGAGATCGAAGATCGGCATGCCGGAGACCGCGATCGGGTTCGTTCCCGACGTCGGCGGTACTTGGCTGCTCTCGCACACCCCGGGGGAACTCGGCACGTACCTCGCCCTGACCGCAGGGATGGTGGGCGCCGGGGACGCGATTGCCCTCGGTCTCGCCGACACGTTCGTGCCGTCGAGCCGCATCCCGGAGCTGATCGCACTGCTCGCCACGACAACGGCTGACGAGGCCATTGCCGCCGTGTGCGCGCTGGCCCCTGAGGCACCGTTGCTGGCCGAGCGGGACTGGATCGACGCGGCCTTCGCCGGCGACAGCATGGCGCAGATTCTCGACCGTCTGAAGAACTCACCGCTGGGTGCGGCCCGGGACACGTTCGAACGCATCGCATCGAAATCACCGACGGCGCTCGCCGCGACGCTCGACTCACTGCGCCGGGTCGTTCACCTGGATTCCCTGGAGGCCGCACTGCGCCAGGAATATCGGGTGACGCTCCGCGCCTTCCTGACCCCGGACTTCGCCGAGGGCGTGCGGGCCCAGGTGATCGACAAGGATCGCACTCCGCACTGGATTCCGGCGACCCTAGACGAGGTCGACCCGGCCGCCGTCACGGCATTCTTTGAACCGCTCGACGATGCCGAGCTTGACCTCCCCGACCGCTCACCTCGAGCTGCCGCTACAACGTCGTAG